The following are encoded together in the Lathyrus oleraceus cultivar Zhongwan6 chromosome 3, CAAS_Psat_ZW6_1.0, whole genome shotgun sequence genome:
- the LOC127131610 gene encoding uncharacterized protein LOC127131610 gives MAEYEAYILGLEEAIELKIKALEVFGDSALVIQQIIGDWEIRHANLIPYRDYVLKLLPKFDKITFSHIPREENQMENALGTLASMYKLIWPNHQPNIEIRHFDEPTHCLTMAEESGDKPWFFDIKQYIEKQEYPAKASILDNRTIRRLASKFFLNGDVLYKRNYDMVLLRCVDKHEANKLMKEIHEGSFGTRANAHAMAKKILRVGYY, from the coding sequence atggccgagtatgaagccTACATATTGGGGCTAGAAGAAGCGATTGAATTAAAGATCAAGGCACTTGAGGTATTCGGAGACTCCGCTCTAGTGATACAGCAGATCATAGGTGATTGGGAAATAAGACATGCTAACCTAATCCCATATCGGGATTACGTGCTAAAGTTACTTCCAAAATTTGACAAAATCACTTTTTCCCATATTCCTCGGGAGGAGAATCAGATGGAAAATGCTCTAGGAACCTTGGCTTCCATGTATAAGTTAATATGGCCTAACCATCAACCTAATATTGAAATCAGGCATTTTGACGAACCTACGCATTGTCTAACCATGGCAGAAGAGTCGGGTGATAAACCCTGGTTCTTTGACATCAAACAGTATATAGAGAAGCAAGAATACCCGGCAAAGGCTTCCATCCTTGATAACAGGACTATACGGAGGTTGGCGTCGAAGTTCTTCTTGAATGGGGATGTATTATACAAGCGGAATTATGACATGGTTTTGTTAAGGTGTGTGGACAAACATGAAGCTAATAAGCTTATGAAGGAAATACACGAAGGATCTTTCGGCACACGTGCGAATGCACATGCCATGGCGAAGAAGATCCTGAGGGTCGGTTACTACTAG